From Periophthalmus magnuspinnatus isolate fPerMag1 chromosome 1, fPerMag1.2.pri, whole genome shotgun sequence:
catgaggacacagagacacacagagacacatgaggacacacagagacacatgaggacacacagagacacatgaggacacacagagacacatgaggacacacagacacacatgaggacacagagacacatgaggacacagagacacatgtcATGTCACAGACGTCATTTTGTGACACGCCCCCactgacacgccccctgtgacacgccccctgtgacacgcccactgtgacgtccgctcttccttctccagttttattttcttaatcgttgatactcgtaggattctgcagcatcGCGTCGTCgttttggtccaaatgtataaaaatgtgctgctctagtgtgatgtgcatctgtccatagggggcgctacagcatgaggcgcttaagtgtgatgtgcatctgtccatagggggcgctacagcatgaggcgctttagtgtgatgtgcatctgtccatccaCAAAGTCCAAACTTTCTACAGAAACCTACAAGTAAACAgtttatttatctgtaaaaaggaGTTCTCCCATGTTCTATATTATTAGAGATGTGTTTTGAATCCATGTTCTACATAAATACAACtacaaatagttgttttttttgtgtccagagaggagccagaggagccagaagagccaGAACTGTGCATGAAACCGGAGCCCAGAGTATTCTTTTTTAAGATGGTCACTGTCAAAACTGAAGACGATGAAGACAAGTCCTCTGTGCTTCATCAAAGACCAACTGAGAAGAACAGAGAGGAAACCAACGGAGAGGAGTGTGGAGCAGACCAGAGACCATACAGCTGTTCAGACCAGAGACCATACAGCTGTTCagacagtgaggagcagagggaggagacagaagagcagaTGGTGGACTGGCCTCTGCACTGGGATCACACATCCACACGAGGAGAGCCGGAGCCGGACTTCTCTGTGGGAGCGAAGGGGAATCGGCTCCGCTGCTCCTGGTGTGGGAAGGAGTTTGTGCGTTTTTCCGAGTTACAGAGACACGTGCTGATTCACACCGGACAAAAACCATTTAGGTGTCCATTTTGTGCACAATGCTTCCGACGCAAAAGCAACTTAAAGCGACACACGAGAGTTCACACCGGAGAGAAACCTTTCGGGTGTCCAGTTTGCGAGAAGGCCTTTGCCTACAAGCAAAACCTGGAGAAACACACGTGCGCGGATTTAGAGGAGCGGACTTCGAACGTGGACGAGGGGAAACCATACAGGTGCTCAGAATGTGGCAAAGGATTCACACGCATTTCAAATTTACACATTCACAACTTGGTCCACACACAAGAGCGCACCCAAAAATGTTCCGTCTGCGAGAAAGCGTTCAAACAAAAGGCCAGTCTGACTCGACATCTCAAACTGCACCATCACATCCACCGCAGCGGGAGGGCATCAGGGGCAGCAGACGAGGACACGGTGGCCAAACAGCGCTGTCCTGACTGCGGGAAGGAGTTTTCACGTAAATACGACGTGACGCGGCACATGAGGACACACACGGGCGAGAAACCTTTCAGGTGTCCAGTTTGCGGTCAAGGATTTGCCGTAAAGAGCAACGTGAAGGTGCACATGGCCACGCACTCCGAGGAGAGACCTTTCAGGTGTCCCTTCTGTGATAAAGGATTCACACAAGACAGTTCCATGAAGAGACACATGGTCGTGCACACGTAGACCCTGCAGCTGTACAGTCTGGAGCCTTCAGTTTGTCGTGATACCAACATTTCAAACTATTtccatactaaggaatagactcgatactcaatactgataaaAACTCTTTTAGACAAAACACTGCGGTTCCATAtgaaatgttgtactttgtccTTTtctctgtgtaatgcctcagtgtCCAGAAGGTTCCGTGGAGTATGACCGTTGTCTGTATCTGCTACTGACAGAAACCTCAATTTCACCCTTTGGGGATCAATAAAGTGTCTCTGTCCATCTGGAGGACGCACAGCCGTGTCACAGTGGATTTTGTATttactcagttttattttattcttgtacaTTGACAAATCTTTGTATTTATGAGTCATAATAAAGATCAGGactaatcagctctgtggaacTAATAAcaagacatttatttaaaatctgtttctgaaactatAAACTGttaagttattaaagcattttcactgaatcttgtgttttaaatgtgatttttggatttaaAGCGGCTGCGTTatgtctgtgtccctcagtcgtccaggtctgatccagagcaaaagaccaagtttaaatctgtcactggacaaaatgtaggagtgaagacgtttgtctgctcgtccaagacacttcttcagttctggtcagtttcctgctggacactgccttacatctgtctgaagggggcgctaacgacactgaaaataacacacctgtttgtttagtttctgtttgtta
This genomic window contains:
- the LOC129456319 gene encoding gastrula zinc finger protein XlCGF8.2DB-like — its product is MEQVKLEEEHRGGAEEQEEQEEHREEPEEPEEPELCMKPEPRVFFFKMVTVKTEDDEDKSSVLHQRPTEKNREETNGEECGADQRPYSCSDQRPYSCSDSEEQREETEEQMVDWPLHWDHTSTRGEPEPDFSVGAKGNRLRCSWCGKEFVRFSELQRHVLIHTGQKPFRCPFCAQCFRRKSNLKRHTRVHTGEKPFGCPVCEKAFAYKQNLEKHTCADLEERTSNVDEGKPYRCSECGKGFTRISNLHIHNLVHTQERTQKCSVCEKAFKQKASLTRHLKLHHHIHRSGRASGAADEDTVAKQRCPDCGKEFSRKYDVTRHMRTHTGEKPFRCPVCGQGFAVKSNVKVHMATHSEERPFRCPFCDKGFTQDSSMKRHMVVHT